The sequence GTTCGCCGAAGGGTGTCGTGGACATCTGGGCAAGCAACTTATGGCGCGTTACCGACTCGACGCCAACGCCACCGCGCAGCACTACGGCATCGGGCTCAAGGAGTTGTGGGAAGTCAACGCGGAGAAGCACCGGCCCGGTCTGGTGGTCCATGGCGCCGGTTGGCCACTGAGTGAAAGTGGCAGCTCCGGCGGCTTCTTCCTCTATCATCTGGAGGACAACCAGGTCGTGGTGGGCCTGATCGCCGACCTCAACTATGCCAACCCGCACCTGAGTCCGTTCGACGAATTTCAGCGTCTCAAACATCATCCGGTGATCAGGCAGCACCTTGAGGGTGGCAAGCGCCTCGCTTACGGCGCGCGCGCAATTACCAAAGGCGGTTTTTACGCGCTGCCCAAGATGACCTTCCCCGGCGGGTTATTGATCGGTTGCGATGCGGGAACGCTCAATTTTGCCAAGATCAAAGGTACTCACACCGCGATGAAATCCGCCATGGTGGCCGCCGAGGTGATAGCGAATGCGGTGCAGGCGGGTGACACGGGCGGCACGGAGTTGACCGCCTACACCGATCAGTTCAAGGCGAGTTGGGCCTGCGATGAGCTCTACCGCAGCCGTAATTTCGGGCCAGCCTTGCACAAGTGGGGGCCGTATCTGGGCGGCGCTTTCAACTACATCGATCAGAACTGGTTCGGCGGCAAGCTGCCCTTTACCTTGAAAGATGACGTGGCCGATCACGCGCAACTGAAGCCCGTGGCCGAGTGTGCGACGATCGATTACCCGAAGCCCGACGGCAAACTCAGTTTCGACAAACTCTCCTCGGTGTTCATCTCCAACACCAATCACGAGGAGGATCAGCCAGTGCACCTGCAGCTCAAGGACGCGTCGGTGCCGATCACCATCAATCTAGCGCAGTACGATGCGCCCGAGCAGCGCTACTGCCCCGCCGGCGTCTACGAGATCGTGCGCGATGACGACGGCAGCAATCCGCGCCTGCAGATCAACGCGCAGAACTGTGTGCACTGCAAGACCTGCGATATCAAGGATCCGACGCAGAACATTACCTGGGTATCACCCGAAGGCGGCGGCGGGCCCAACTACCCCAACATGTAACGGATCTCATGCCGGTCTGGTCCAATCGAACCCGGTATTCTGGCTGCTATGCTCACACGGTACACGCATATTTTGCACTGCTGTACTCTGGAGGTGTTGCGGTAAAACAGATGCCGTCAGATACCGTTCCTTAATCCTCGCTGCGCTCTTCAATCCGACATCCAAGCCTGCCTTTGCCTAAGCGCGCGGTGACTCGGTCGCCGATTTCAACCTGGCTCCAGGTGCGAACCACGGTGATATCCCCCGTGGTTTGGACAATGGCGTAACCGCGGTCGAGTGTTGCCAGCGGACTCACGGCATGCAGTTCCCGTCCCAGGCTTTGCAGGTGCTGGGTCCTATCGGCGAGTATTCTGCGCCAACTGTTGGTCAGGCGTTGCGCGAGTTGGGTCTGTTGCGCGGCAAGTGCACGGATCCGTTCACTTGGATCGTGACGCTGCAGACGCGCGCTCGCGTGTTGAACAGACGCCTGATGTTCGCGCAGCGTCGCTCGCCATGCCAAGCGCAATCTTTGCTCTGATTCGTCGAGCCGCTGTGCACGTTCTTGCAGACGACGGCCCGGGTGGGCCTTGTTGAGGCGGCCATTCAACCAGGTCAGCGTCTGCGTATCATTTGCCAGGTGGACGGCGATCTGCCGGACCAGCCGCTGCTCGAAACGGCCGAGTAGCTCCAGCCACTCATCGCGATGGGGCGAAACCAGTTCCGCAGCCGCTGTTGGCGTTGGTGCGCGCTGATCGGCCACGAAGTTGGCAATGGTGATATCGACCTCGTGACCCACGCCCACGACCACCGGGATCCCGCAAGCGTAGATGGCGCGTGCCACCACCTCATCGTTGAAGGCCATCAGATCTTCGAGCGAGCCGCCGCCGCGTGCGACGATCAGTACGTCGCACTCCTGCCGCGCGTCGGCCAGTGCGATGGCGCGGGCGATCTTCTCCGCTGCGCCTGGGCCCTGTACCGGCACCGGGTAGACAATGACAGGCAGCGCGGGGAAGCGTCGTGCCAGCGTGGTGAGAATATCGTGTATCGCGGCGCCGGTAGGAGAGGTGATGACGCCCACCCGCTTTGGCAGCGTGGGCGGCTGCTGCTTGTGGTCACCGTCAAACAGACCCTCGGCCGCGAGCCGCTGCTTCAATTCCTCGAAGGCGCGGCGCAGCGCGCCATCTCCCGCCTCCTCCAGGTGCTCGACGATGAGCTGATAGTCGCCGCGCGCCTGATAGACGCTGACCCGCGCGCGCACCAGCACCTGCATCCCCTCTTCGGGCTGGAAGCTCAGGCGATAGCCGCGCCGGCGAAACATAGCACAGCGCACCTGCGCCCCGGCATCCTTGAGAGTGAAGTAGATGTGGCCGGACGAGGGGCGCGCCACGTT is a genomic window of Pseudomonadota bacterium containing:
- a CDS encoding electron transfer flavoprotein-ubiquinone oxidoreductase, encoding MEREAMEFDVVIVGAGPAGLSAAIRLKQLNAELNVCILEKGSEVGAHILSGAVIESRALDELLPDWKAQGAPLKTTVTADQVYLLRGPESGVKFPNAFVPKTMHNHGNYIISLGNLCRWLGEQAEGLGVEIFPGFAAAEILFNDEGSVKGVATGDMGVGADGEPKEGYEPGMELHAKYTLFAEGCRGHLGKQLMARYRLDANATAQHYGIGLKELWEVNAEKHRPGLVVHGAGWPLSESGSSGGFFLYHLEDNQVVVGLIADLNYANPHLSPFDEFQRLKHHPVIRQHLEGGKRLAYGARAITKGGFYALPKMTFPGGLLIGCDAGTLNFAKIKGTHTAMKSAMVAAEVIANAVQAGDTGGTELTAYTDQFKASWACDELYRSRNFGPALHKWGPYLGGAFNYIDQNWFGGKLPFTLKDDVADHAQLKPVAECATIDYPKPDGKLSFDKLSSVFISNTNHEEDQPVHLQLKDASVPITINLAQYDAPEQRYCPAGVYEIVRDDDGSNPRLQINAQNCVHCKTCDIKDPTQNITWVSPEGGGGPNYPNM
- a CDS encoding exodeoxyribonuclease VII large subunit is translated as MPPASPADREIYTVSQLNTEARILLESGFGTIWVEGELSNVARPSSGHIYFTLKDAGAQVRCAMFRRRGYRLSFQPEEGMQVLVRARVSVYQARGDYQLIVEHLEEAGDGALRRAFEELKQRLAAEGLFDGDHKQQPPTLPKRVGVITSPTGAAIHDILTTLARRFPALPVIVYPVPVQGPGAAEKIARAIALADARQECDVLIVARGGGSLEDLMAFNDEVVARAIYACGIPVVVGVGHEVDITIANFVADQRAPTPTAAAELVSPHRDEWLELLGRFEQRLVRQIAVHLANDTQTLTWLNGRLNKAHPGRRLQERAQRLDESEQRLRLAWRATLREHQASVQHASARLQRHDPSERIRALAAQQTQLAQRLTNSWRRILADRTQHLQSLGRELHAVSPLATLDRGYAIVQTTGDITVVRTWSQVEIGDRVTARLGKGRLGCRIEERSED